The Thermoflexus sp. DNA segment CGTCGCCTGCAAGCCGGCCTCTTTGTCGTCAGCGTGGAAGTGGATCCTCCTCGAGGCCATGATGCCAGCGCCATGCTGGAGGTGGCGCGCTCGCTGAAAGCAGGCGGGGTGGATGCTCTGAACATCGCCGATAGCCCGATGGCCCGGCTGCGGATGAGCCCATGGGCCCTGGCCTTCTTGGTCCAGAACCATGTGGGCCTGGAAACCATCCTTCACTTCCCAACCCGGGGGCGTAATCTTCTACGCATCCAGTCGGATCTCCTGGCCATCCACGCCCTGGGGGTGCGCAACCTCTTCGTCGTCATGGGGGATCCTCCCGCTCAGGGAGATTACCCGGAGGCCACCGATGCGATGGACATCGTGCCATCGGGCCTGGTGCGGTTGATTAAAGAGCGCTTCAACGCCGGCCTGGATCACGCCGGAGAATCCATTGGTCGGCCGACCGCCTTCTTTGTCGGCGTGGCCCTGAACTTCAACGCACCGGATCCAGCGCGGGAGATCAAGGCGCTGCGCCGGAAGATCCGGGCGGGGGCGGATTTCATCATGACTCAGCCGGTTTACGAGCCCGCTGCCCTCAAGAATTTCCTCCGGCGCTATGAAGAAGAGGAAGGCCCCATCCCCATCCCGATCCTGGCGGGAGTGCTCCCTCTGTTAAGCCTCCGCCATGCGGAATTCCTGCACAATGAGGTGCCGGGCATCCGGGTTCCAGAAGCGATTCGAGAGCGCCTCCGGCGGGCTGGCGAAGCGCGGGCGCGCTCGGAGGGATTGCGCATGGCCCAGGAAGCCGTGGTGGAGCTCGCGGAGTTCACCCAGGGGCTCTATGTGATGCCCCCCATGGGCCGCTACGATCTGGTTTTCCAGCTCATGGAGGCGATCCCCGCTCACCGTCGGGGACGGACGCCACGGCCGAATGGAGGGAGCCGTTGATATCGGCCATGAGGCGCCATTCCATGTCTTGCCCCCGGGGCATCGGGAAAGGAGGAGACGGCAGGATAGCGGGGGCCACTTTCGAGGCTTGGCTGCCCCCGGATCTCTTTTCCGCCTGGGAATACCCTACAGGGAGGTTCTCATGGGCTATATCGAACAACTGCTGGGCGAGAATGAGCGCGTCCTTTTCCAGACTCGGCAGCATCCCCTGGTCCTCCTCCGCCCGGTGCTGGGTTATGGGATCCCTGCGGGCGTCCTGATCGGCATGACCATCGCCAGCGGCCTTCTCTTTCCTCCGTTCACGCTCCCGGTAGTGATCGCGGGCCTGGCCCTGGCGGCGATCCCACTGGCCCTGCTGATCCGATCCCTGCTTCGCTGGTGGAACGAAGTGTATCTGGTGACCACGCGGCGGGTAGTCCAGGTGGAGGGGATCCTGAACAAAAACGTTCTTGACTCTTCCCTCGAAAAGGTTAATGATGTGGTCCTGCGCCAATCCATGTGGGGACGCCTGTTCAACTATGGGGACATCGAAATCCTCACCGGGAGCGAGATCGGAGTGAACCGTCTGAACCGCATCGCTGATCCTCTGCGCTTCAAGCAGGTCATGCTGGATCAGAAGGCCATGTTAGGGGAACGCCCAGGAATGGAGAGCGCAGGAGGCAGCGAGATCGAGGTTCTGCTGGCGCAACTGGAGATGCTGCATCGCAGCGGTCTGTTGAGCGATCAGGAGTTCGAAGAGAAGAAGCGGACTCTGCTGAGGCGAGAGGAGCATAATTCATGAAGGACCTATGCCGTCGGACCCGGGTCGGAAGGGGGATCGGCTTTCACAAGCCCCCTGGCGAGGGGATCCATGGCGCGAACTGTCGGGTTTCCAGAGAAAAGGCAAGGGAACTTCCCGGGTGGAGACCGCGATGCAAGTTCATGAAGTGATCCCTCGATCGGAATATGAGGCGGCCGCCGCGTGGATCCGGGAACGGATCCCCTTTCCACCGCGAATCGGGCTGGTGCTGGGCTCCGGCCTCGCCGCGCTGGCCGATGTGGTGGATGGAGCGATTGTCCTCGCCTTCACAGAGATCCCTGGCTTCCCGGCCGCCACTGTCGAAGGACATCCCGGACGGGTGATCGTGGGGCAGCTGGAGGGGCACCCCGTGATGGTGCTCCAGGGGCGCGCCCATTTCTATGAGGGCTATTCGGTCCAGCGGATCACCCTACCGATCCGGGTGATGCAACTTCTGGGCATTCGCATTCTGATCCTGACCAACGCGGCGGGCGGGATCAATCCATCGTTCCGGCCCGGGGATGTGATGATTCTCCGCGATCACATCGGCCTCTTCGGGATGGCAGGAGCCAACCCTCTCCGAGGGCCGAATGAGGCGGATTGGGGCCCCCGCTTTCCTGATCTGTCCCGCGCCTACGATCCAGCGCTACGAGCGCTGGCCCGGGAGGTTGCCGAAGCGGAAGGCATCCCGATCCATGAGGGCGTCTATGTAATGCTGGGCGGGCCCAGCTTTGAGACGCCAGCCGAGGTGCGATTCCTCCGTTTGATCGGAGCCGATGCGGTCGGGATGTCCACCGTCCCGGAGGTGATCGTCGCCTGCCACGGCGGGATGCGGGTTCTGGCCTTGTCCGGAATCTCCAATGTTCTGAACCCAGATGCTTTTGAGCCGCCCAGTCACGAGGAGGTCCTCCAGGCAGGCCGGGTTCTGGTCCCCCGGCTGATGACGATCATCCGGGGTGTGCTGCGGAAGCTCGAAGAGAAATAAAGCACAGGATGAGCGGGGGGCAAGGGAAAGGATGGCCCTGGAGCCGGATGGGCCCCTGGAAGTGGATCCCTGTCTCCCATTGAGATCAGGACGTCCATGTCAAGGCGGAAAGGCGCGAATGGAAACGTTGTGGGCTTTGCTGAAATCGCTCGCCCCGTTGCTCTATGGGGGCATCGGCCTGTTGCTGCTGATCACCATAGGGGAGATCTGGCGCGCTTATCGTCGGCTCCTTCGGGCATTTTTCCGCGTAGAGCGGGAGATGGCCGCCATGGAGCTGTTCAGTGGGCTGGTCCGGGCCGCATTTCTGCTAGCCCTCGGCCTGGGCCTCTGGCTCCTCGTAGGCCCCGGGATTCTCACCCCTACCTCCACGTCTTCCTCCCTGCTGACGCCGACCTTGGCGCCCTCCCCAACGGTGACCGGGCCTCTCCAGCCGATTCCCAGGCTTTCGCCCTCCCCCCACATCCCTCTCACGCCTTCCCCACTCCCCTCGCCCTCACCATCACCGGTCCCTTCCCCTTCGCCCACTGCGACCCCCACACCGCTTCGAGCGCGTTGCCCGGATCCGAACGCGCAGATCGAGTTCCCATCTCCGGGCCAGGTGATCTCCCAACCCATCACGCTGATCGGCACGGCCACCCATCCGGCCTTCCAGTTTTACAAGGTGGAAATCAACGGGCCCTACACCGGAGGCCAGTGGGTCACCCTGGGGGACATCGTGCGGCAACCGGTGATGCGGGGGCCGCTCTGGACCTTCGATCCTCGCCCCTTCCTGCCCCAGCCGGGCCGCTATCGGCTTCGCGTGGTGGTGGTGGATATCGCGGCGCGAGAGGCCGCCACCTGCGAGGTGCCTGTGGTGCTCACCTCACCAGAAGGCAGCAGTTAACGGGCGGGGTGTGAGGATAAAGAGGGGCGAGGCTTTAAAAAGCCCCGCCCCTCTTCGGACTCTCGGGATCCGGTTCGCCGGTGCGCAGGGCGCTCACTTCTTCGCGTTCAGGAAGGCCCCGAAGAAGGCATTGAAGTATTC contains these protein-coding regions:
- a CDS encoding PH domain-containing protein is translated as MGYIEQLLGENERVLFQTRQHPLVLLRPVLGYGIPAGVLIGMTIASGLLFPPFTLPVVIAGLALAAIPLALLIRSLLRWWNEVYLVTTRRVVQVEGILNKNVLDSSLEKVNDVVLRQSMWGRLFNYGDIEILTGSEIGVNRLNRIADPLRFKQVMLDQKAMLGERPGMESAGGSEIEVLLAQLEMLHRSGLLSDQEFEEKKRTLLRREEHNS
- a CDS encoding purine-nucleoside phosphorylase, encoding MQVHEVIPRSEYEAAAAWIRERIPFPPRIGLVLGSGLAALADVVDGAIVLAFTEIPGFPAATVEGHPGRVIVGQLEGHPVMVLQGRAHFYEGYSVQRITLPIRVMQLLGIRILILTNAAGGINPSFRPGDVMILRDHIGLFGMAGANPLRGPNEADWGPRFPDLSRAYDPALRALAREVAEAEGIPIHEGVYVMLGGPSFETPAEVRFLRLIGADAVGMSTVPEVIVACHGGMRVLALSGISNVLNPDAFEPPSHEEVLQAGRVLVPRLMTIIRGVLRKLEEK